From the bacterium genome, the window GGTAAGTGAAATGGCGATGGGCACAACGATCGATGAAGCATTGAAAATAACCAACGAACTCGTCGCCAAGGAACTGGGCGGACTGCCCCTCAATAAAATGCATTGCTCCAATCTGGGAGCCGACGCCTTGCACAAAGCGATCCAGAACTATCTGGATAAACGAGGTAATAAACAATGAAGGAAAAATGCCGTTGCCCATTTTGTGACCATGAGCTTGTGTTCAGCTGTTTTGAACCCGTTTTCTGCAAAAACTGCAAAGTCAGGCTGGTTGCTTGCGGAAAATGCGGCAAGCTCTACAATGAAACCATGGCGCGTTGCCCCCATTGCGCCACCGAGAACCGGATCAAGGTGAAGGGAAGAAAGAAATGAGCGTTTTTGACGCCCGGGAGATCCTGCTATTCGCAATTCGTATCGAGGAAAACGGGGAGGCATTCTACCGGAACATGAGTGCGAAGCTGCCCGAACCCCGGATCCAGGACCTTTTCCGGCACCTGGCAGGACAGGAGCTGGTGCACAGGGATATCTATCGATCAATGCTCTCAAAACTTCAGGCTTATACCCCGCCCGAGACCTACACGGATGAATATGGCGCGTATCTCCGGGCTTATGTCGACAATAAGATCTTCAACGCCGGGCGACTCGACGAATACGCGGCAGCTATTACGACCGCCAAGGCTGCGATCGATTTCGCCATTGACCGCGAGCTCGAGTCGATCCTGTATTATCAGGAAATTCTCATGGTCGTACCGGAAGAACAAAAAAATGAGATCAATAAGATCATCGGTGAAGAAAAGAATCATTTCATGAAATTATCTGAACTGCGCAAAACCATCGCGTAACATCTAAAAGAAAGGAGCGCGCCATGTTCCAAATGAACGATGCCGTACAGACCGCAGACTGGAAAAAGGAAAAACATGCGCCGGCCCTTGACATGCCGGGCAAGATCAAAAAAGGCGATGCCGTGAAGTTAACCGTAACGGTGGGCAAAGAGATCGCCCATCCTAACACGACCGAGCATCATATCGCCTGGATCGACGTTTATTTCCGTCCCGAGGGCGAAAAATTCTCATGCCACATCGGTCGTTATGAATTTCAGGCGCACGGCGGTTCGGCCCAGGGTCCGAATACGAGCACGATGTACACTCATCCTGAAAGCACGGTGAACTTCAAGACCGAAAAAAGCGGGACCGTGTTCGCCCTGTCTTACTGCAATATCCATGGCCTGTGGATGAATTCCATGGACTTGACCGTATCATAACCGGCAGCCGAAGCCGGCGGCATGGCCGTTCTTTAGCTCTATGCCTGTGACTGACGATATATCAGTCGTGCTATGCGGGGCCGCCGGCCAGGGCTTGGATACGGTCGAACAACTCCTGGCACGCGTCCTCAACGATTCAGGGTTCAACGTATTTTCCACTAAGGAATTCATGTCCCGGATCCGGGGCGGTATCAACTCGACCAGCATCCGGGTATCATCAAAACCCGTGCGCGCGCCGCTGGACCGCATCGACATTTTTATACCTTTCAATGAGAAGGCGTTCGGCCATGTCGAAAAACGCCTGACCAGCCGGACGCTGATCATCAGCGAATACGCCACCGGCGGACTCAAAAGCACCGATGTCCCTTTCAGCAAATTGGCGAGCGAAATTGGCAGCCCGGTCTATGCCAATATAATCGGCGTCGGGTTGATCAGCGGCCTTTGCGGCGCGCCGCTTGATATCATCCATAAAAATCTTAAATACCGTTTCTCGTCAAAAGGTGCCGAGATAATCAGCAAAAACAACGATGCCGCGCGCCGCGGCTACGAGATCGGCCTTGAAATCATCCGGGCCGGAAATGCCGAAATCCAGATCACCCCAGGTCATCGTGCTGCCAATGACCGCGTAATGGACGGAAACGAAGCCGTAGCCC encodes:
- a CDS encoding ferritin family protein, yielding MSVFDAREILLFAIRIEENGEAFYRNMSAKLPEPRIQDLFRHLAGQELVHRDIYRSMLSKLQAYTPPETYTDEYGAYLRAYVDNKIFNAGRLDEYAAAITTAKAAIDFAIDRELESILYYQEILMVVPEEQKNEINKIIGEEKNHFMKLSELRKTIA
- a CDS encoding class II SORL domain-containing protein; amino-acid sequence: MFQMNDAVQTADWKKEKHAPALDMPGKIKKGDAVKLTVTVGKEIAHPNTTEHHIAWIDVYFRPEGEKFSCHIGRYEFQAHGGSAQGPNTSTMYTHPESTVNFKTEKSGTVFALSYCNIHGLWMNSMDLTVS